In Candidatus Nitrosotenuis uzonensis, the sequence AAGCTGATGGGATTGACTGGCGCCATAAAAATAGTGTTCTCAAAGCCCGAATACATCGGAATGGCAGCTGTGGTTTTTGTGGCAATGTTCTTCATACTTGCATATCTGTCAGAATTTGTCTTCTTTGAGCCATATTTTGTCTTGTACGTTCCAGCTGACAGAGCTGTCTCGTTTGTAACGTTGGTCACAGTGGCCGCAATGTCCGGGCTTGTCATTCCACTTAGTGTGTTCAGACTCATACTGCTTAACGTGCAGACCCGCAAGATTGGAGGAAGCTTCATTGGCTCACTAGTTGGCGTCTCAGCAGGCGCATGCAGTTGCGGCCCTGTTGGGTTTGCGATAATCTCTACATTTGGTGCTGCAGGCGGAGTGGCAACGTCGTTTTTGACGGCGTACGAGATCCCACTGAGGCTTGTATCTATTGCAATACTTGGCGTGGTTTACTATACCGCATCAAGATCCATACGAGCTGAATGCAGGATAAAGTAAACGCTCTGAATCACAAACGACTGTTGTCGCGAGATAGGACTTGAAAGGATGATTCAGGCGTTCTTAATATTACAGAGCGAATGTTGAATATCAGAGAATGTGTGTTGAGAATAAACAAACCATGTCTTAATATTGGAACGTCTTGACAAACAAACCACAATTACCAAAAAGTTAGTTTTTACAGACCTGATATTCTATGAACTGCAGTGCTGCCATACTGTTATGACAGTATTGTTTGTACCAGCGAGGCCTAGCAAGCGCACGTTGCATCCAGATTCTGATGACTCTGATGGCACAGCCTAAAACGTCATGCGTCTGTAAGAGCCTGCTGGAACGATAAGATCCTCTGTTTCTTGGGGATGGAATATCTTTGCAAGTATCTCTATTCCAGTGATCGTCCTTATGCTGGGTTTTGAAAAGTAGGAATTTGCATCAACACAAAACACATGATCTTCTTTGACTGCTCTAAGATTCTTCCATGTTCTTTTTTCGGCAAGACTTGAGACGCATTCTGCAGACGTGCGTTCTGCATCAAAGCCGCACGGCATCATCACAATAATGTCTGGGTCTGTGGCTGCTACCTCCTCCATGCTCATTCTCCTTGAGTGTTTACCTGCTTCACCGATTGCGTTAATCCCGCCTGCAATCTGAACCATCTCTGGAATCCAATGGCCGGCAGTAAAGAATGGCTCGACCCACTCGATACACAAAACCTTCGGTCTTGTCGCAAAGTTTCTTGTTTTCATTGTATTGACTCTGTTCTGCAGTGTTGTGACAAGTTTGGCGCCTTGCTCTTCACTTTCAATTTTTCTTGCAATATTTCTAACGCTTTCAAGTATGTCTTGTATAGAATGCGGATCAAGCACTTCTATCTGCGGTCTGTAGCCTAGGATCTGCAGTGCTTTATTCAGCTCGTTAGTATGTGCTGAGCAGACAGCACATGTTCCCTGTGCTATTATCAGGTCTGGCCTGGCATTTCTTAGTGCATCCTCGTTTACAATAAAAAGATCCTCACCGTTGCGGGCAAGCTCGGATACAGTCCTGTCGATCTCAGCTGAGCTCATCTTATCGGAATCAAAGACTGATCTTATCACACGCGGTTTGCTCTTGGCCGCCTCTGGATAGACGCATTCATGAGTAACGCCCACTATCTTCTCATGCGCCCCAAGCTCAAATAACAGCTCAGTTGCGCTTGGAAGAAACGAGACGATTCTTTCAGCAACCATGCTGTTACAAAGGTCATGCGAGATTTAACTCATCTTTACACTATAGTGCATCAACAAATCAGGCTAAATAGCGCACAATAGTAATTGTATTGTGGGGCCAACTGCAAAAGATGTTCGTAGAA encodes:
- a CDS encoding cobalamin-binding protein; this translates as MVAERIVSFLPSATELLFELGAHEKIVGVTHECVYPEAAKSKPRVIRSVFDSDKMSSAEIDRTVSELARNGEDLFIVNEDALRNARPDLIIAQGTCAVCSAHTNELNKALQILGYRPQIEVLDPHSIQDILESVRNIARKIESEEQGAKLVTTLQNRVNTMKTRNFATRPKVLCIEWVEPFFTAGHWIPEMVQIAGGINAIGEAGKHSRRMSMEEVAATDPDIIVMMPCGFDAERTSAECVSSLAEKRTWKNLRAVKEDHVFCVDANSYFSKPSIRTITGIEILAKIFHPQETEDLIVPAGSYRRMTF